A genomic window from Streptococcus sanguinis includes:
- a CDS encoding translation factor (SUA5) encodes MTKHIQWNGQLSQEGYDILKGDGGCIVCPTKVGYIIMTSDKAGLERKFEAKSRNRNKPGVVLCGSMDELRALAQLNPEIEAFYQKHWDEDILLGCILPWKPEAFEKLKAFGDGREELMTDVRGTSCFVIKFGKAGEQLAAKLWEEGKMVYASSANPSGKGNRGKVEGIGERIENAVDLVIEADDYVASIQPDKTIETRYEQGVMVSMVDKDGKLIPEQGGQRSISPAPVVIRKGLDIDKIMMHLSDTFNSWDYRQGEYY; translated from the coding sequence ATGACAAAACACATTCAATGGAACGGACAGCTTTCACAAGAAGGTTATGACATCTTGAAAGGTGATGGTGGCTGTATCGTTTGCCCGACCAAGGTGGGGTACATCATCATGACCAGCGATAAAGCTGGCTTGGAGCGTAAGTTCGAAGCTAAGTCTCGTAACCGTAATAAGCCAGGTGTTGTCCTCTGTGGTAGTATGGATGAGCTCCGTGCTTTGGCTCAGCTGAATCCGGAAATTGAAGCTTTTTATCAAAAGCATTGGGATGAAGACATCCTCTTGGGCTGTATCCTACCATGGAAGCCAGAAGCTTTTGAAAAGCTCAAGGCATTTGGCGACGGTCGGGAAGAGCTGATGACAGATGTTCGTGGCACTAGCTGTTTTGTTATTAAGTTTGGTAAGGCGGGCGAGCAGCTGGCAGCTAAGCTTTGGGAAGAAGGCAAGATGGTTTATGCATCCTCAGCCAACCCATCTGGTAAAGGAAACCGCGGCAAGGTCGAAGGAATTGGCGAGCGCATCGAAAATGCTGTTGACCTAGTCATTGAAGCAGATGACTATGTAGCCTCTATCCAGCCAGACAAGACCATTGAAACTCGCTATGAGCAAGGTGTTATGGTCTCTATGGTTGACAAGGATGGAAAACTGATTCCAGAACAAGGTGGGCAGCGTTCCATCTCACCAGCACCAGTGGTCATCCGCAAAGGCTTAGACATTGACAAAATCATGATGCACCTGTCCGATACTTTCAACTCATGGGATTACCGTCAGGGTGAATATTACTAA
- the leuD gene encoding 3-isopropylmalate dehydratase small subunit, with translation MEKFTIYTGTTVPLMNDNIDTDQILPKQFLKLIDKKGFGKYLMYAWRYLDNQYTEDPDFVFNRPEYRKATILITGDNFGAGSSREHAAWALADYGFKVVIAGSFGDIHYNNELNNGMLPIVQPLEVRQALANLKPTDEVTVDLEQQKIFSPVGEFSFDIDGEWKHKLLNGLDDIGITLQYEDLIAEYEKNRPSYWQ, from the coding sequence ATGGAAAAATTTACAATCTACACGGGGACAACGGTTCCCCTCATGAACGATAATATCGATACGGACCAAATTTTACCTAAGCAGTTTCTCAAGTTGATTGATAAAAAAGGCTTTGGCAAGTACCTCATGTACGCATGGCGCTATCTGGACAATCAGTACACCGAAGATCCTGATTTCGTCTTTAATAGACCGGAGTACCGCAAGGCGACTATTCTGATTACAGGGGACAATTTCGGAGCGGGTTCCTCTCGCGAGCACGCTGCCTGGGCCTTGGCTGACTATGGCTTCAAGGTAGTCATTGCTGGATCTTTCGGGGATATTCACTACAACAACGAGCTCAACAACGGTATGCTGCCTATCGTCCAGCCGCTCGAAGTACGGCAAGCCTTGGCGAATCTGAAGCCGACGGATGAAGTGACGGTGGATTTGGAGCAGCAGAAGATTTTTTCACCGGTGGGAGAATTCTCCTTTGACATTGATGGTGAATGGAAGCACAAGCTCCTCAACGGTCTTGATGACATCGGCATTACGCTGCAGTACGAGGATTTGATTGCAGAATATGAAAAAAATCGTCCATCTTATTGGCAGTAA
- the leuC gene encoding 3-isopropylmalate dehydratase large subunit, which produces MAGKSIFDKLWERHLITGEEGQPQLMYVDQHYIHEVTSPQAFQGLRDAGRKVRRPDLTFGTFDHNVPTVNIYDIRDVISKAQIDKLSENVKDFGIEHAAHGSELQGIVHMVGPETGKTQPGKFIVCGDSHTATHGAFGAIAFGIGTSEVEHVFATQTIWQVKPKKMLVKFTGVPPKGVYSKDFILALIARYGVAAGVGHVVEYAGDAIDHLTMEERMTICNMSIEFGSKMGIMNPDQKTYDYVQGRPGAPKDFEAAVADWKTLVSDPDAVYDKVIEIDVSELAPMVTWGTNPSMGVEFGASFPEIRDMNDERAYNYMDLSPGKKAEDIDLGYIFIGSCTNARLSDLQLAAKFVAGKHIAPNLTAIVVPGSRPVKRAAEKMGLDKIFMDAGFEWRDPGCSMCLGMNPDKVPDGVHCASTSNRNFEDRQGFGAKTHLCSPAMAAAAAIAGRFVDVRQLPEVQ; this is translated from the coding sequence ATGGCTGGAAAATCGATTTTTGATAAGCTGTGGGAAAGGCATCTGATAACAGGTGAAGAAGGCCAGCCCCAGCTGATGTATGTGGATCAACATTATATTCATGAAGTAACCAGCCCTCAGGCTTTTCAAGGCCTTCGAGATGCAGGACGCAAAGTTAGACGGCCGGATTTGACCTTTGGAACCTTTGACCATAATGTTCCTACGGTCAATATCTATGATATTCGGGATGTGATTTCCAAGGCTCAGATTGATAAACTTTCTGAGAATGTCAAGGATTTTGGCATCGAGCATGCGGCTCACGGATCGGAACTGCAGGGGATTGTCCATATGGTTGGACCCGAAACGGGCAAGACTCAGCCGGGCAAATTTATCGTCTGTGGTGACAGTCACACGGCCACTCACGGAGCCTTTGGAGCTATTGCTTTTGGAATCGGTACTTCGGAGGTAGAGCACGTCTTTGCCACGCAGACCATTTGGCAGGTCAAGCCTAAGAAAATGCTGGTAAAATTTACCGGAGTGCCACCTAAAGGTGTCTATTCTAAGGACTTTATCCTCGCTCTGATTGCCCGATATGGTGTGGCTGCAGGTGTCGGTCATGTGGTCGAGTATGCTGGGGATGCGATTGACCATCTGACCATGGAAGAGCGTATGACTATCTGCAATATGTCTATAGAGTTTGGCTCCAAGATGGGCATTATGAATCCCGACCAGAAGACTTATGATTATGTTCAAGGCCGGCCGGGTGCTCCAAAGGACTTTGAGGCGGCGGTAGCCGATTGGAAGACTCTGGTCAGTGATCCTGATGCTGTCTATGATAAGGTCATTGAGATTGATGTCTCCGAGCTGGCACCTATGGTGACTTGGGGAACCAATCCTTCTATGGGAGTAGAGTTCGGCGCATCCTTCCCAGAAATTCGTGATATGAACGACGAGCGAGCCTACAATTACATGGATCTCTCACCGGGTAAGAAAGCAGAAGATATTGACCTAGGTTATATCTTTATCGGCTCCTGTACCAATGCCAGACTCAGCGATTTGCAGCTGGCAGCTAAGTTTGTCGCTGGTAAGCACATTGCTCCCAATCTAACAGCTATCGTCGTACCAGGCTCTCGTCCGGTCAAGCGGGCTGCTGAAAAGATGGGACTGGATAAAATTTTCATGGATGCAGGCTTTGAATGGCGCGATCCGGGCTGTTCCATGTGCCTGGGAATGAATCCAGATAAGGTGCCAGACGGAGTTCACTGTGCATCGACCAGTAATCGGAACTTTGAGGATCGGCAGGGATTTGGAGCTAAGACACATCTTTGTAGTCCAGCCATGGCAGCAGCAGCAGCCATTGCCGGGCGCTTTGTAGATGTCCGCCAGCTACCGGAGGTCCAGTAA
- a CDS encoding DUF1294 domain-containing protein, producing the protein MKWILTGICLLWNLVVFLLYGWDKRKAKKNHYRIPEKTLLLSALAAGGLGALLGGRLFHHKTRKWYFWLAWICGIIVEIGILYYIWRS; encoded by the coding sequence ATGAAATGGATATTAACGGGTATTTGCCTGCTATGGAACCTTGTCGTTTTCCTGCTTTATGGCTGGGATAAGCGAAAGGCTAAGAAAAATCACTATCGCATTCCAGAGAAGACTTTGCTGCTGTCAGCATTGGCAGCCGGAGGTTTGGGTGCTTTATTAGGCGGTCGTCTCTTTCATCACAAGACCAGAAAATGGTATTTCTGGTTGGCTTGGATTTGCGGAATAATAGTGGAAATCGGAATTTTATATTACATATGGAGAAGCTAG
- the leuB gene encoding 3-isopropylmalate dehydrogenase, translating into MTKEIVALAGDGIGPEIMEAGLQVLAAVAGKFGFTYHVTEKAFGGAGIDAEGHPLPQSTLEAAKEADAILLAAIGSPQYDDAPVRPEQGLLALRKELELYANIRPVKIFDALKHLSPLKAERIAGVDFVVVRELTGGIYFGEHILEDRTARDINDYSYEEVERIVRKAFEIARGRRKRVTSIDKQNVLATSKLWRRVADEVAQYYPDVTLEHQLVDSAAMLIITNPAKFDVVVTENLFGDILSDESSVLSGTLGVMPSASHSAAGPSLYEPIHGSAPDIAGQGIANPISMILSVAMMLRDSFAELEAAEAIEVAVEKTLAQGILTRDLGGQAGTAQMTEAIIKNL; encoded by the coding sequence ATGACAAAAGAAATTGTAGCACTGGCGGGTGACGGTATCGGTCCAGAAATCATGGAGGCCGGTCTCCAAGTACTGGCTGCTGTTGCGGGCAAGTTCGGCTTTACATACCATGTAACTGAGAAGGCTTTTGGGGGTGCTGGTATTGATGCGGAAGGTCATCCTCTGCCTCAGTCAACTCTAGAAGCAGCCAAGGAGGCAGATGCTATTCTTCTAGCAGCTATTGGCAGTCCCCAGTATGATGATGCCCCAGTTCGTCCGGAGCAAGGCTTGCTCGCTCTGCGGAAGGAGCTTGAACTCTATGCTAATATTCGGCCGGTTAAGATTTTTGATGCTCTTAAGCATTTGTCGCCTTTGAAGGCAGAGCGTATTGCTGGCGTGGACTTCGTGGTCGTGCGCGAGCTGACTGGTGGGATTTACTTTGGTGAGCATATTTTGGAGGACAGAACTGCGCGTGATATTAACGACTACAGTTATGAAGAGGTGGAGCGGATTGTTCGGAAAGCTTTTGAGATTGCGCGTGGCCGTAGAAAGCGCGTGACCAGTATTGACAAGCAAAATGTGCTAGCGACATCCAAACTCTGGCGTAGAGTAGCAGATGAGGTGGCCCAGTATTATCCAGATGTGACCTTGGAGCACCAGCTGGTGGACAGTGCTGCGATGCTCATAATCACCAATCCTGCTAAGTTTGATGTTGTGGTAACGGAAAATCTCTTCGGGGATATTCTATCAGACGAGTCCAGTGTCCTGTCAGGGACGCTGGGAGTTATGCCATCGGCCAGTCATTCGGCTGCAGGCCCCAGCCTTTACGAGCCTATTCATGGTTCAGCTCCCGATATTGCGGGGCAGGGTATTGCCAACCCTATCAGTATGATACTTTCTGTAGCTATGATGTTGCGGGATAGTTTTGCAGAGCTTGAAGCTGCAGAAGCGATTGAAGTAGCGGTTGAGAAGACTTTGGCTCAGGGGATTCTAACGCGAGATTTGGGTGGTCAGGCAGGGACAGCTCAAATGACGGAGGCAATTATTAAGAACCTATGA
- a CDS encoding 2-isopropylmalate synthase has translation MTRKVEFFDTSLRDGEQTPGVNFSIKEKVAIAKQLEKWGISVIEAGFPAASPDSFAAVQEIAKVITKASVTGLARSVKSDIDACYEALKDAKHPQIHVFIATSPIHREFKLKKSKEEILEAIKEHVSYARSKFEIVEFSPEDATRTELDFLFQVVQTAVDAGATYINIPDTVGFTTPEEFANIFDYLVANVTSNHKVVFGVHCHDDLGMATANSLTAIKHGAGRVQGTINGIGERAGNVALEEVAVALEIRQDYYQVETDIVLNETINTSELVSRFSGIPVPKNKAVVGGNAFSHESGIHQDGVLKNPLTYEIITPELVGVKSNSLPLGKLSGRHAFVEKLKELALDFAESEINDLFAKFKVLADKKNEVTDADIRALIAGTTVENPEGFHFDDLQLTTNDDHTITADVQLVNGDGETVSCVAEGKGSVEAIFNAIDQFFNQSVQLLSYNIEAVTDGIDSQARVLVAVENMDTDTIFNSSGIDFDVLKASAIAYIHANTFVQKENAGEIGHQVSYRDLPANS, from the coding sequence ATGACACGCAAAGTTGAGTTTTTTGATACCAGCCTCCGGGATGGTGAGCAGACACCAGGAGTGAATTTCTCTATCAAGGAGAAGGTGGCTATTGCCAAGCAGTTAGAGAAGTGGGGTATTTCAGTCATTGAAGCTGGTTTTCCTGCTGCTAGCCCAGATTCATTTGCGGCGGTGCAGGAGATTGCTAAAGTCATCACTAAAGCTTCCGTCACTGGTCTGGCGCGTTCGGTTAAATCAGACATTGATGCCTGCTACGAGGCGCTCAAGGATGCTAAGCATCCACAGATTCATGTCTTCATTGCGACCAGTCCTATTCACAGAGAGTTCAAGCTGAAAAAGTCCAAGGAAGAGATTTTAGAAGCTATTAAGGAGCACGTTTCTTATGCTCGTTCCAAGTTTGAGATTGTTGAGTTTTCACCTGAGGACGCGACACGAACAGAGCTGGATTTCCTTTTTCAGGTGGTACAAACAGCAGTTGATGCAGGTGCGACTTATATCAATATTCCAGATACAGTCGGCTTTACTACTCCGGAAGAGTTTGCAAATATTTTCGACTACCTAGTGGCAAATGTGACTTCTAATCATAAGGTTGTATTTGGTGTTCATTGCCATGATGACCTTGGTATGGCAACGGCTAATAGTTTGACAGCTATCAAGCACGGTGCTGGTCGTGTTCAGGGAACTATCAATGGAATCGGTGAGCGGGCTGGAAATGTAGCATTGGAAGAAGTAGCAGTTGCCTTAGAGATTCGTCAGGACTATTACCAAGTTGAGACAGACATTGTCCTTAATGAAACCATCAACACTTCTGAGCTGGTATCCCGCTTCTCTGGTATTCCAGTGCCTAAGAACAAGGCGGTTGTTGGCGGCAATGCCTTCTCTCATGAGTCCGGTATCCATCAGGATGGTGTTCTTAAGAATCCACTGACCTATGAAATCATCACACCAGAGTTGGTTGGAGTCAAGAGCAATTCACTGCCGCTTGGCAAACTGTCTGGCCGCCATGCCTTTGTCGAAAAACTCAAAGAACTGGCTCTGGACTTTGCGGAATCTGAAATCAATGATCTCTTTGCTAAGTTTAAGGTCTTGGCTGATAAGAAAAATGAAGTCACTGACGCTGATATTCGGGCTCTGATTGCCGGAACGACCGTCGAAAATCCTGAAGGCTTCCACTTTGATGATCTGCAGTTGACGACTAATGACGACCATACCATCACAGCGGATGTGCAGCTGGTTAATGGAGATGGCGAGACGGTCAGCTGTGTGGCAGAAGGTAAAGGAAGCGTCGAAGCTATCTTTAATGCCATTGACCAATTCTTTAACCAGTCTGTCCAGCTTTTGTCTTATAACATCGAAGCGGTAACGGATGGTATTGACTCTCAGGCTCGCGTCTTGGTAGCTGTTGAAAATATGGATACAGATACGATTTTCAACTCCTCTGGTATTGACTTTGATGTTCTTAAGGCCAGCGCCATTGCCTATATCCATGCCAACACCTTTGTGCAAAAGGAAAATGCTGGTGAAATCGGCCATCAGGTTTCCTACCGCGATCTGCCTGCAAATAGTTAG
- a CDS encoding uridine kinase → MELIMQNRPIIIGVTGGSGGGKTSVSRAILANFPNENIAMIEHDSYYKDQTHLTFEERVKTNYDHPFAFDTDLMIEQIKELLAGRPVDIPTYDYTEHTRSKKTYRQDPQDVFIVEGIFVLEDQRLRDLMDIKIFVDTDDDVRIIRRIKRDMEERGRSLDSVIEQYLGVVKPMYHQFIEPTKRYADVIIPEGASNKVAIDLITTKIEKILKEAREG, encoded by the coding sequence ATGGAGCTTATAATGCAAAATAGACCTATTATTATTGGTGTAACTGGTGGTTCCGGAGGCGGAAAGACCAGTGTTTCTCGAGCAATTTTGGCGAATTTTCCCAATGAAAATATTGCCATGATTGAGCATGACTCCTACTATAAGGATCAGACGCATCTAACTTTTGAAGAGCGGGTTAAGACCAACTATGACCATCCTTTTGCCTTTGATACGGACCTGATGATTGAGCAAATCAAGGAGCTTTTGGCTGGTCGGCCAGTGGATATTCCCACTTATGACTATACGGAGCATACCCGCAGCAAAAAGACCTATCGTCAGGATCCTCAGGATGTGTTCATCGTTGAGGGGATTTTTGTTTTAGAGGATCAACGCCTGCGGGATTTGATGGATATTAAGATCTTTGTAGATACTGATGATGATGTGCGGATTATCCGCCGGATTAAGCGGGATATGGAAGAGCGCGGCCGCAGTTTAGATAGTGTTATTGAGCAGTATTTGGGTGTCGTTAAGCCTATGTACCATCAGTTTATCGAGCCGACCAAGCGTTATGCGGATGTCATCATTCCAGAGGGAGCTTCTAACAAGGTGGCTATTGACCTGATTACGACCAAGATTGAAAAAATCCTTAAGGAAGCCAGAGAGGGCTAG
- a CDS encoding Gfo/Idh/MocA family oxidoreductase, whose translation MLKNKKKEVFMFKLGIIGTGSISNEFIKAAHSTGDYQLAAVYSRTLASAECFVQNYENTAIFTDMLDFLSSDIDVVYIASPNSLHFKHAKVAILARKHVIVEKPAVSRPKEWRELVKLADEHQVYLFEAARNYHEQAFDTISDFLKDKTVLGANFTYAKYSSKMQALLAGEQPNVFSAKFSGGALMDLGVYPVYAAIRLFGHPRFARYSAQQLANTIDLNGAGCLIYPDFQVQIQAGKNINSNLPAEIYTDQGTLTLDGIEFISSAIFQSLDGQEELLPIKRASHTMLEEAQAFARVLKGGQDAAYEKWLDAAAAVHESLFAMRKDAGIRFEVDDD comes from the coding sequence ATGCTTAAAAATAAAAAAAAGGAGGTTTTTATGTTCAAACTTGGAATCATCGGAACAGGTTCTATTTCTAATGAGTTCATCAAGGCCGCTCACTCAACAGGCGACTATCAGCTGGCAGCTGTCTACTCTCGGACTCTGGCTTCTGCTGAGTGCTTTGTACAAAACTATGAAAATACAGCCATCTTTACTGACATGCTGGACTTTCTGTCGTCTGATATCGATGTTGTTTATATCGCCAGTCCCAACAGCCTGCATTTCAAGCATGCCAAGGTAGCTATTCTGGCTCGTAAACACGTCATTGTCGAAAAGCCAGCGGTTTCTCGTCCCAAAGAATGGCGGGAATTGGTCAAGCTGGCTGACGAGCACCAAGTCTATCTCTTTGAAGCTGCCCGCAACTATCATGAGCAGGCCTTTGATACGATTAGTGATTTCCTCAAGGACAAGACTGTCTTAGGAGCTAACTTTACCTACGCCAAGTATTCTTCTAAAATGCAAGCTCTGCTTGCGGGAGAGCAGCCCAATGTTTTCTCAGCTAAGTTTTCTGGCGGCGCTTTGATGGATCTGGGTGTCTATCCAGTCTATGCGGCTATCAGACTTTTCGGCCATCCTCGCTTCGCTCGCTACAGCGCCCAGCAGCTAGCCAATACGATTGATTTAAATGGAGCCGGCTGTCTCATCTATCCAGACTTTCAAGTTCAGATTCAGGCAGGTAAAAATATAAACAGCAATCTGCCAGCAGAGATTTACACCGATCAAGGAACTCTGACTTTAGACGGAATTGAATTTATCAGCTCTGCTATTTTCCAAAGTCTGGACGGTCAAGAGGAGCTGCTGCCTATCAAGCGTGCTTCCCATACCATGCTGGAGGAAGCTCAGGCTTTCGCGCGAGTGCTCAAGGGCGGACAGGATGCGGCTTATGAGAAATGGTTGGATGCGGCAGCGGCTGTTCATGAAAGCTTATTTGCCATGCGCAAGGACGCTGGCATTAGATTTGAGGTTGATGATGATTAA
- a CDS encoding DEAD/DEAH box helicase produces MRQRLFMKAYLPCARTLALDLRLMMIKEQFPLSWQNQLAQLGFEDLTAIQEKIFEPISAGDTVLGISPTGTGKTLAYLFPSLLKLTPRKAQQLLILAPNTELAGQIFEVCKTWAEPLGLTAQLLLSGSSQKRQIERLKKGPEIIIGTPGRIFELAKLKKIKMMNVETIILDEFDQLLSDSQYHFVDKITHYAPRDHQLVYMSATAKFDHNKIAENTLEISIDNQVLDNIQHFYMQVEKRDKVDLLRKLSNVEDFRGLVFFNALSDLGSAEEKLQYREANAVSLASDVNVKFRKVILDKFKEHQITLLLATDLVARGIDIDSLECVVNYELPRDLETYTHRSGRTGRMGKEGYVITLISHPEELKTLKKYASVREIVLKNQELYVTS; encoded by the coding sequence ATGCGGCAGCGGCTGTTCATGAAAGCTTATTTGCCATGCGCAAGGACGCTGGCATTAGATTTGAGGTTGATGATGATTAAGGAACAATTTCCCCTGAGCTGGCAAAATCAGCTGGCTCAACTAGGCTTTGAAGATTTGACAGCTATTCAGGAGAAGATATTTGAGCCTATTTCTGCAGGTGATACGGTGCTGGGAATCAGTCCGACTGGTACTGGCAAAACTCTGGCCTATCTCTTTCCCAGTCTGCTCAAACTGACACCTAGAAAAGCCCAGCAACTCTTGATTTTAGCTCCTAATACTGAGCTGGCTGGACAAATTTTTGAGGTCTGCAAGACTTGGGCGGAGCCTTTAGGGCTGACAGCCCAGCTCCTGCTCTCCGGCTCCAGCCAGAAGCGACAGATTGAGCGCCTTAAGAAAGGTCCAGAGATTATCATCGGAACACCTGGGCGGATTTTCGAATTGGCCAAGCTCAAAAAAATCAAGATGATGAATGTCGAAACCATCATTTTAGATGAATTTGATCAGCTGCTCAGCGATTCTCAGTATCACTTTGTAGATAAAATCACCCACTATGCGCCTCGTGACCACCAGCTGGTATATATGAGCGCCACCGCTAAGTTCGACCACAATAAGATTGCTGAAAACACTCTAGAAATCAGTATTGACAACCAAGTTTTGGACAATATTCAGCACTTTTACATGCAAGTTGAAAAACGTGATAAGGTGGACTTGCTCCGTAAGTTATCCAATGTTGAAGATTTCCGTGGACTGGTCTTTTTCAACGCTCTATCAGACCTAGGTAGCGCCGAGGAAAAACTCCAGTATCGTGAAGCCAACGCGGTTTCTCTAGCCAGCGATGTCAATGTTAAGTTCCGCAAGGTGATTCTGGACAAGTTCAAAGAACACCAGATTACTCTCTTGCTGGCTACTGACTTGGTTGCTCGCGGCATTGATATTGATTCTCTAGAGTGCGTCGTCAACTATGAACTTCCGCGCGATTTAGAAACCTATACCCATCGCTCTGGCCGAACCGGCCGCATGGGCAAGGAAGGCTATGTTATCACTCTCATCAGCCATCCAGAAGAGTTGAAAACATTGAAAAAATACGCCTCCGTTCGTGAAATTGTATTAAAAAATCAAGAACTTTATGTAACGAGTTAA
- a CDS encoding lactoylglutathione lyase, which produces MASKMLHTCLRVENLEASIAFYAEAFGFKELRRKDFPDYQFTIVYLGLEGDDYELELTYNYDHGPYVIGDGFAHVALSTPDLEGLHAEHKAKGYEVTDPKGLPGNPPNYYFVKDPDGYKVEVIREKSL; this is translated from the coding sequence ATGGCATCAAAAATGTTACATACTTGTTTGCGTGTGGAGAATTTGGAAGCGTCTATTGCTTTTTATGCAGAGGCTTTTGGTTTTAAGGAGCTTCGTCGCAAGGATTTTCCAGATTATCAGTTTACTATCGTTTATCTAGGTTTGGAAGGCGATGATTATGAGCTGGAACTGACCTATAACTATGACCATGGTCCTTATGTGATTGGGGATGGCTTTGCTCATGTGGCACTTAGCACGCCAGACTTGGAAGGTCTGCACGCTGAGCACAAGGCCAAAGGCTATGAAGTGACAGATCCAAAAGGTCTTCCTGGCAACCCGCCTAATTATTATTTTGTAAAAGATCCTGATGGCTACAAGGTGGAAGTCATTCGTGAGAAGAGTCTTTAA
- a CDS encoding response regulator transcription factor, whose product MIKILLVEDDLGLSNSVFDFLDDFADVMQVFDGEEGLYEAESGVYDLILLDLMLPEKDGFQMLKELRAKGVTTPVLITTAKESLDDKGHGFELGADDYLTKPFYLEELKMRIQALLKRAGKFNENALSYGDVTVNLSTNSTLKDGKDVELLGKEFDLLVYFLQNQNVILPKTQIFDRLWGFDSDTTVSVVEVYVSKIRKKLKGTAFAKNLHTLRSVGYILKDAE is encoded by the coding sequence ATGATTAAAATTCTATTAGTAGAAGATGACCTTGGACTGTCAAACTCAGTTTTTGATTTTTTAGATGATTTTGCAGATGTGATGCAGGTTTTTGATGGCGAAGAAGGCCTTTATGAAGCAGAGAGCGGTGTTTATGACCTCATCTTGCTGGATCTCATGTTGCCTGAGAAGGATGGTTTCCAAATGCTTAAGGAACTCCGGGCAAAAGGAGTCACAACCCCTGTTCTGATCACGACAGCTAAGGAAAGCTTGGATGACAAAGGACATGGCTTTGAGCTCGGCGCTGATGACTATCTGACAAAACCTTTCTATTTGGAAGAACTGAAAATGCGGATTCAGGCGCTCTTGAAACGTGCAGGTAAATTCAACGAGAATGCTCTTTCTTATGGTGATGTGACGGTCAATCTATCCACAAATTCAACATTGAAAGACGGTAAAGACGTAGAGTTGCTTGGTAAAGAATTCGACCTCTTGGTTTATTTCTTGCAAAATCAAAATGTAATCCTGCCTAAGACCCAAATCTTTGACCGTCTGTGGGGCTTTGACAGTGATACCACTGTTTCCGTTGTTGAAGTGTACGTTTCCAAGATTCGTAAAAAACTGAAAGGAACGGCATTTGCGAAAAACCTACATACTCTTCGTAGTGTCGGCTACATTTTAAAAGATGCTGAATAA